In Miniphocaeibacter halophilus, the following proteins share a genomic window:
- a CDS encoding pyridoxamine 5'-phosphate oxidase family protein, translating to MRRSDREVTGLNNILSIAKNGDTIILAFNDKDFPYILPVNYGCELKDNNLYFYFHGALEGNKYKYIYNGARVSFEIDCNHKLVTGKSNCSFSMKYESLIGRGIIYEIKEYEEVTNALNCIMKQYTDSYSRQYDEGSLKKVKVFKIEVISITGKSNI from the coding sequence ATGAGAAGGTCCGATAGAGAGGTTACAGGGCTTAATAATATACTATCTATAGCAAAAAACGGCGATACAATTATACTGGCTTTTAACGACAAGGATTTTCCTTATATTTTGCCTGTTAATTACGGTTGTGAATTAAAGGATAATAATTTATATTTCTATTTTCATGGTGCCTTAGAAGGTAATAAATATAAGTATATTTATAATGGCGCTAGGGTCTCCTTTGAAATAGACTGTAATCATAAGCTTGTAACTGGAAAAAGCAACTGTTCCTTTTCAATGAAATACGAATCTTTAATTGGAAGGGGAATTATTTATGAAATAAAGGAATATGAGGAAGTTACCAATGCCTTAAATTGTATAATGAAACAGTATACCGATTCCTATAGTCGCCAATATGATGAAGGCTCTTTAAAAAAAGTTAAAGTCTTTAAAATAGAAGTTATTAGTATAACTGGCAAATCCAATATATAA
- a CDS encoding pyridoxamine 5'-phosphate oxidase family protein: protein MRKAEREVFGIENFYRIALSGDVIVLAFNNGEYPYVLPVNYGCELRDDNLYFYFHGALEGNKYDFIYDNAKLTFEIDCNHELIVKYDKGYCTMAYDSIIGKGVLRELKDYDEIYKALNILVKHHHKDDDFKFNPAAISRTRVFEIKATNITGKSKK from the coding sequence ATGAGAAAAGCTGAAAGAGAAGTGTTTGGTATAGAAAATTTTTACAGGATTGCTTTAAGTGGAGATGTTATTGTACTGGCCTTCAATAATGGCGAATACCCCTATGTTCTACCTGTAAATTATGGATGTGAATTAAGGGATGATAATCTATATTTCTATTTCCATGGTGCCTTAGAAGGTAATAAGTATGATTTTATATACGACAATGCTAAACTTACCTTTGAAATAGACTGTAATCATGAACTTATTGTAAAATATGATAAGGGCTATTGTACAATGGCCTATGATTCAATTATTGGAAAGGGCGTTTTGCGAGAATTAAAAGATTATGATGAAATTTATAAGGCTTTAAATATTTTAGTAAAACACCATCATAAGGATGATGATTTTAAGTTTAATCCTGCAGCAATTAGTAGAACAAGGGTTTTTGAAATTAAAGCTACAAATATTACTGGAAAATCAAAAAAATAA